A part of Streptomyces sp. NBC_01451 genomic DNA contains:
- a CDS encoding response regulator transcription factor → MRVVIAEDNALLRQGLVLLLTSVGHEVLAEVGSGPEVLPAILEHRPDVAVLDVRMPPGFRDEGLRAALEAREQIPGLPVLVLSQYVEESYAAELLGGGASGVGYLLKDRVGRVDEFLDALDRVAAGGTALDPEVVAELLIRRRDSPLDSLTPREREVLKLMAEGHDNTMIAKTLVVTERAVSKHIGNVFLKLGLPPSDSGHRRVLAVLAYLNNQ, encoded by the coding sequence ATGCGCGTAGTGATCGCCGAGGACAACGCCCTCCTGAGACAAGGGCTCGTCCTGCTGCTGACGTCGGTCGGGCACGAGGTCCTGGCCGAAGTGGGCAGCGGCCCCGAGGTGCTGCCGGCCATCCTCGAACACCGCCCGGACGTAGCCGTACTGGACGTCCGGATGCCCCCCGGCTTCCGCGACGAGGGCCTGCGGGCTGCGCTGGAGGCGAGGGAGCAGATCCCCGGCCTCCCGGTGCTGGTCCTCTCCCAGTACGTGGAGGAGTCGTACGCGGCGGAGCTGCTCGGCGGCGGTGCGAGCGGCGTCGGCTACCTCCTGAAGGACCGCGTGGGCAGGGTCGACGAGTTCCTCGACGCCCTGGACCGCGTCGCCGCGGGCGGTACGGCCCTCGACCCCGAGGTCGTCGCCGAACTCCTCATCCGCCGCCGCGACTCCCCCCTCGACTCCCTCACCCCGCGCGAGCGCGAGGTCCTGAAGCTGATGGCGGAGGGCCACGACAACACGATGATCGCCAAGACCCTCGTGGTCACGGAACGCGCGGTCAGCAAACACATCGGCAACGTGTTCCTGAAGCTGGGCCTGCCCCCGAGCGACAGCGGACACCGCCGGGTGCTGG